A single Neoarius graeffei isolate fNeoGra1 chromosome 23, fNeoGra1.pri, whole genome shotgun sequence DNA region contains:
- the LOC132871940 gene encoding very-long-chain enoyl-CoA reductase-like, producing MGSVELKNLFTVAQFIKARCDHGLKAGEPKNVKNYVFFEVEILDPKTSAQLCYLDKVEPNATIGEIKILLHRLYPKWSPARQALKLHPEGKALRDEDVLEDLPVGTTATMFLQDLGPQLGWTMVFLSESIGPLFIYLLFYYRLPFIYSHEFDYTRSSHAAVRLACVCHTLHYMKRLMETIFIHRFSHGTLPLYTMALNCLYYWGFSAWLAFYINHPLYTTPMFGKIQIYTSLVTFLICECGNFSIHLTLNRLSCNGSRPMQIPYPSKNPFTWLFFFVSCPNYTYELGSWISFTVMTQCVPVAVFTLISFIQMTIWARGKHKTYTQEFGDYPELRNAIIPLFL from the exons ATGGGCAGTGTGGAGTTAAAGAATTTATTCACCGTCGCTCAATTTATTAAAGCCAGATGTGATCATGGCCTGAAAGCTGGAGAACCTAAAAATGTCAAAAATTATGTTTTTTTCGAGGTGGAGATCCTGGACCCTAAAACCAGTGCGCAGCTCTGCTACCTGGACAAG GTGGAACCGAATGCCACCATCGGAGAAATCAAGATCCTGCTGCACAGATTAT ATCCGAAGTGGTCTCCAGCGAGACAGGCTCTGAAACTCCACCCCG AGGGAAAAGCTCTTAGAGATGAAGATGTTTTGGAGGATCTGCCTGTGGGGACGACGGCCACCATGTTCTTGCAGGACCTCGGGCCTCAGTTAGGCTGGACCATG GTGTTTCTGTCAGAAAGCATCGGGCCGCTTTTTATTTATCTTCTGTTTTACTATCGGCTACCGTTTATCTACAGTCACGAGTTTGATTACACACGAAGCTCACATGCTGCTGTCAG ACTGGCGTGTGTGTGTCACACCCTGCACTATATGAAGCGATTAATGGAGACAATATTCATCCATCGATTTTCACACGGAACTCTGCCACTCTACACCATGGCACTG AATTGTTTATATTATTGGGGATTTTCAGCGTGGTTAGCATTCTACATCAACCATCCTCTCTACACCACACCCA TGTTTGGGAAAATTCAGATCTACACATCACTCGTTACGTTTCTG ATCTGTGAGTGTGGAAACTTCTCCATCCACCTCACTCTGAATCGCCTCAGCTGCAACG gatcAAGGCCGATGCAGATTCCATACCCGAGTAAAAATCCCTTCACGTGGCTTTTCTTCTTCGTCTCTTGTCCAAACTACACATATGAG TTGGGTTCATGGATCAGCTTCACGGTGATGACGCAGTGTGTTCcag TCGCCGTGTTCACACTGATCAGCTTCATACAGATGACCATCTGGGCTCGAGGAAAACACAAAACCTATACACAGGAGTTTGGAGATTATCCTGAGCTCAGGAATGCCATCATTCCACTCTTCCTCTAG